A region of Vitis vinifera cultivar Pinot Noir 40024 chromosome 13, ASM3070453v1 DNA encodes the following proteins:
- the LOC100267224 gene encoding uncharacterized protein LOC100267224, with protein MGDSSASYIHMVQHLIEKCLIFHMSKEECMEALSKHADINQVITSTVWNELEKENKEFFEAYHTQTQTRDDRMSEAETNEMIQKMIADSKDSD; from the exons ATGGGGGACTCTTCTGCTTCATACATACACATG GTGCAACACCTGATAGAGAAGTGCTTGATCTTCCACATGAGTAAAGAAGAGTGCATGGAAGCCCTCTCCAAACATGCAGACATCAACCAAGTCATCACCTCCACCG TGTGGAATGAATTGGAGAAAGAGAACAAGGAATTCTTTGAGGCCTACCATACTCAAACCCAAACCAGAGATGACAGAATGTCAGAGGCTGAGACAAACGAAATGATCCAGAAGATGATAGCAGACTCCAAAGATTCGGACTAA
- the LOC100262061 gene encoding probable sulfate transporter 4.2 isoform X2: protein MKVVMLSVVQGSESAHWFALVALSTYLLVIGLISFQAMSYARLAGLEPIYGLYSSFVPIFVYAIFGSSRQLAIGPVALVSLLVSNVLSKIVDSSDELYTELAILLALMVGIMECIMGLLRLGWLIRFISHSVISGFTTASAIVIALSQAKYFLGYDIDRTSKIVPLIKSIIAGADEFSWPPFVMGSIILAILLVMKHLGKTRKYLRFLRASGPLTGVVLGTVFVKIFHPSSISVVGEIPQGLPKFSVPKSFGYAKDLIPTALLITGVAILESVGIAKALAAKNGYELDSNQELFGLGVANICGSFFSAYPTTGSFSRSAVNHESGAKTGLSGIVTGIIIGCALLFLTPLFTDIPQCALAAIVVSAVMGLVDYDEAIFLWRVDKKDFLLWTLTSTMTLFLGIEIGVLVGVGASLAFVIHESANPRLAFLGRLPGTTVYRNIQQYPEAYTYHGIVIVRIDAPIYFANISHIKERLQEYEMKNDGSTRRGPEVESVYFVILEMSPVTYVDSSAVQALKDLYHEYKSRDIQIAISNPNREVLLTLAKANLVELIGKEWYFVRVHDAVQVCLQHVQSINEGAKTAEPLEEDKPSLFQRLLKQRREDFSKAELESGDQAPSTPADSDSQLEPLLSRKS from the exons ATGAAAGTGGTCATGCTAAGTGTAGTGCAGGGATCAGAATCTGCACATTGGTTTGCTTTGGTTGCATTAAGCACTTATCTGTTGGTGATTGGATTGATTTCTTTTCAG GCAATGTCTTATGCAAGGTTAGCTGGGCTTGAACCAATATATGGACTTT ACTCCAGTTTTGTGCCTATATTTGTGTATGCAATATTTGGGTCATCTCGCCAGCTTGCAATCGGTCCTGTAGCATTGGTTTCACTACTGGTCTCTAATGTATTAAGTAAAATTGTTGATTCATCTGATGAACTATACACGGAACTAGCAATACTTTTGGCGCTTATGGTTGGCATAATGGAATGCATAATGGGGCTCCTGAG gCTTGGATGGCTTATTCGTTTCATCAGTCACTCTGTGATTTCTGGGTTTACGACAGCTTCAGCAATTGTGATTGCCTTATCTCAAGCAAAGTATTTCCTGGGATATGATATAGATCGAACTAGCAAAATTGTGCCTCtgattaaaagtataatagctGGAGCAGATGAG TTCTCCTGGCCTCCTTTCGTAATGGGATCCATCATTCTTGCAATTCTTCTGGTTATGAAGCACTTG GGAAAAACAAGGAAATATTTGCGGTTCCTTCGAGCATCAGGTCCCCTCACAGGAGTTGTCTTGGGCACTGTTTTTGTGAAAATATTTCATCCATCTTCAATTTCTGTG GTTGGAGAAATACCTCAGGGCCTCCCAAAATTTTCTGTTCCTAAAAGTTTTGGGTATGCAAAGGATTTGATTCCGACTGCACTTCTTATTACTGGTGTAGCTATATTG GAATCTGTGGGGATTGCCAAAGCATTGGCAGCGAAGAACGGGTATGAGCTGGATTCGAATCAAGAG TTGTTTGGTCTTGGTGTTGCCAATATCTGTGGTTCATTCTTTTCAGCATACCCCACGACAG GCTCCTTTTCTAGGTCGGCTGTAAATCATGAAAGCGGAGCAAAAACTGGATTATCTGGAATTGTTACAGGAATCATAATAGGCTGTGCTCTTTTGTTTCTGACTCCATTATTTACAGATATACCCCAG TGTGCTCTGGCTGCCATCGTGGTCTCAGCTGTAATGGGTTTG GTGGATTATGATGAAGCTATTTTTTTATGGCGTGTAGATAAGAAAGATTTTCTTCTTTGGACCCTTACCAGCACTATGACATTGTTCCTTGGTATTGAGATTGGTGTCCTTGTTGGG GTTGGTGCTTCGCTTGCTTTTGTCATCCATGAGTCAGCAAATCCTCGTCTTG CTTTCTTGGGGCGTCTTCCAGGCACCACTGTTTATAGAAACATTCAGCAATATCCAGAAGCATATACATACCATGGGATTGTGATTGTTCGGATTGATGCAcccatttattttgcaaatATAAGTCACATAAAAGAAAG GCTACAGgaatatgaaatgaaaaatgacgGATCTACAAGACGTGGACCAGAAGTTGAAAGTGTTTATTTTGTGATTCTAGAGATGTCAC CTGTTACATATGTAGACTCCAGTGCCGTTCAAGCTTTGAAGGACTTGTATCACGAGTACAAATCACGGGATATCCAG ATTGCCATTTCCAATCCAAACCGTGAAGTTCTGCTGACCCTAGCAAAGGCCAATTTGGTGGAGCTGATTGGTAAGGAGTGGTACTTTGTAAGGGTGCATGACGCTGTTCAAGTTTGCCTTCAACATGTGCAAAGCATAAATGAAGGAGCTAAGACAGCAGAGCCACTAGAGGAGGATAAACCGAGCCTCTTCCAGCGGTTGCTTAAACAGAGACGGGAGGACTTCTCAAAGGCCGAATTGGAGTCCGGAGATCAAGCTCCTTCGACTCCCGCTGATTCAGATTCGCAATTGGAGCCATTGTTGTCTCGCAAGTCTTGA
- the LOC100262061 gene encoding probable sulfate transporter 4.2 isoform X1: MEISYASSSSRNLSRYSTSTSSSSNMPNRPVRIIQLQHPTTTSLSSSSSSSSSWWSVLSRWRSKVNAMSFTDWTDVLVPCSRWIRTYRWRDYLQIDLAAGLTVGVMLVPQAMSYARLAGLEPIYGLYSSFVPIFVYAIFGSSRQLAIGPVALVSLLVSNVLSKIVDSSDELYTELAILLALMVGIMECIMGLLRLGWLIRFISHSVISGFTTASAIVIALSQAKYFLGYDIDRTSKIVPLIKSIIAGADEFSWPPFVMGSIILAILLVMKHLGKTRKYLRFLRASGPLTGVVLGTVFVKIFHPSSISVVGEIPQGLPKFSVPKSFGYAKDLIPTALLITGVAILESVGIAKALAAKNGYELDSNQELFGLGVANICGSFFSAYPTTGSFSRSAVNHESGAKTGLSGIVTGIIIGCALLFLTPLFTDIPQCALAAIVVSAVMGLVDYDEAIFLWRVDKKDFLLWTLTSTMTLFLGIEIGVLVGVGASLAFVIHESANPRLAFLGRLPGTTVYRNIQQYPEAYTYHGIVIVRIDAPIYFANISHIKERLQEYEMKNDGSTRRGPEVESVYFVILEMSPVTYVDSSAVQALKDLYHEYKSRDIQIAISNPNREVLLTLAKANLVELIGKEWYFVRVHDAVQVCLQHVQSINEGAKTAEPLEEDKPSLFQRLLKQRREDFSKAELESGDQAPSTPADSDSQLEPLLSRKS; encoded by the exons ATGGAGATATCGTACGCCTCCTCTAGCTCCCGCAACCTCTCTCGCTACTCCACCTCgacctcctcctcctccaatATGCCGAACCGCCCTGTTAGGATTATTCAGCTGCAGCATCCCACGACGACGTCGCTTTCGAGTTCTtcgtcgtcgtcgtcgtcgtGGTGGTCTGTGCTTTCGAGATGGCGGTCCAAGGTCAATGCTATGAGCTTCACTGACTGGACCGACGTTTTAGTCCCTTGCTCCAGATGGATTCGAACCTACCGGTGGAGGGATTACCTCCAGATCGATCTCGCCGCCGGGTTAACCGTGGGCGTCATGCTCGTTCCTCAG GCAATGTCTTATGCAAGGTTAGCTGGGCTTGAACCAATATATGGACTTT ACTCCAGTTTTGTGCCTATATTTGTGTATGCAATATTTGGGTCATCTCGCCAGCTTGCAATCGGTCCTGTAGCATTGGTTTCACTACTGGTCTCTAATGTATTAAGTAAAATTGTTGATTCATCTGATGAACTATACACGGAACTAGCAATACTTTTGGCGCTTATGGTTGGCATAATGGAATGCATAATGGGGCTCCTGAG gCTTGGATGGCTTATTCGTTTCATCAGTCACTCTGTGATTTCTGGGTTTACGACAGCTTCAGCAATTGTGATTGCCTTATCTCAAGCAAAGTATTTCCTGGGATATGATATAGATCGAACTAGCAAAATTGTGCCTCtgattaaaagtataatagctGGAGCAGATGAG TTCTCCTGGCCTCCTTTCGTAATGGGATCCATCATTCTTGCAATTCTTCTGGTTATGAAGCACTTG GGAAAAACAAGGAAATATTTGCGGTTCCTTCGAGCATCAGGTCCCCTCACAGGAGTTGTCTTGGGCACTGTTTTTGTGAAAATATTTCATCCATCTTCAATTTCTGTG GTTGGAGAAATACCTCAGGGCCTCCCAAAATTTTCTGTTCCTAAAAGTTTTGGGTATGCAAAGGATTTGATTCCGACTGCACTTCTTATTACTGGTGTAGCTATATTG GAATCTGTGGGGATTGCCAAAGCATTGGCAGCGAAGAACGGGTATGAGCTGGATTCGAATCAAGAG TTGTTTGGTCTTGGTGTTGCCAATATCTGTGGTTCATTCTTTTCAGCATACCCCACGACAG GCTCCTTTTCTAGGTCGGCTGTAAATCATGAAAGCGGAGCAAAAACTGGATTATCTGGAATTGTTACAGGAATCATAATAGGCTGTGCTCTTTTGTTTCTGACTCCATTATTTACAGATATACCCCAG TGTGCTCTGGCTGCCATCGTGGTCTCAGCTGTAATGGGTTTG GTGGATTATGATGAAGCTATTTTTTTATGGCGTGTAGATAAGAAAGATTTTCTTCTTTGGACCCTTACCAGCACTATGACATTGTTCCTTGGTATTGAGATTGGTGTCCTTGTTGGG GTTGGTGCTTCGCTTGCTTTTGTCATCCATGAGTCAGCAAATCCTCGTCTTG CTTTCTTGGGGCGTCTTCCAGGCACCACTGTTTATAGAAACATTCAGCAATATCCAGAAGCATATACATACCATGGGATTGTGATTGTTCGGATTGATGCAcccatttattttgcaaatATAAGTCACATAAAAGAAAG GCTACAGgaatatgaaatgaaaaatgacgGATCTACAAGACGTGGACCAGAAGTTGAAAGTGTTTATTTTGTGATTCTAGAGATGTCAC CTGTTACATATGTAGACTCCAGTGCCGTTCAAGCTTTGAAGGACTTGTATCACGAGTACAAATCACGGGATATCCAG ATTGCCATTTCCAATCCAAACCGTGAAGTTCTGCTGACCCTAGCAAAGGCCAATTTGGTGGAGCTGATTGGTAAGGAGTGGTACTTTGTAAGGGTGCATGACGCTGTTCAAGTTTGCCTTCAACATGTGCAAAGCATAAATGAAGGAGCTAAGACAGCAGAGCCACTAGAGGAGGATAAACCGAGCCTCTTCCAGCGGTTGCTTAAACAGAGACGGGAGGACTTCTCAAAGGCCGAATTGGAGTCCGGAGATCAAGCTCCTTCGACTCCCGCTGATTCAGATTCGCAATTGGAGCCATTGTTGTCTCGCAAGTCTTGA
- the LOC100262061 gene encoding probable sulfate transporter 4.2 isoform X3 — translation MDFTDSSFVPIFVYAIFGSSRQLAIGPVALVSLLVSNVLSKIVDSSDELYTELAILLALMVGIMECIMGLLRLGWLIRFISHSVISGFTTASAIVIALSQAKYFLGYDIDRTSKIVPLIKSIIAGADEFSWPPFVMGSIILAILLVMKHLGKTRKYLRFLRASGPLTGVVLGTVFVKIFHPSSISVVGEIPQGLPKFSVPKSFGYAKDLIPTALLITGVAILESVGIAKALAAKNGYELDSNQELFGLGVANICGSFFSAYPTTGSFSRSAVNHESGAKTGLSGIVTGIIIGCALLFLTPLFTDIPQCALAAIVVSAVMGLVDYDEAIFLWRVDKKDFLLWTLTSTMTLFLGIEIGVLVGVGASLAFVIHESANPRLAFLGRLPGTTVYRNIQQYPEAYTYHGIVIVRIDAPIYFANISHIKERLQEYEMKNDGSTRRGPEVESVYFVILEMSPVTYVDSSAVQALKDLYHEYKSRDIQIAISNPNREVLLTLAKANLVELIGKEWYFVRVHDAVQVCLQHVQSINEGAKTAEPLEEDKPSLFQRLLKQRREDFSKAELESGDQAPSTPADSDSQLEPLLSRKS, via the exons ATGGACTTT ACAGACTCCAGTTTTGTGCCTATATTTGTGTATGCAATATTTGGGTCATCTCGCCAGCTTGCAATCGGTCCTGTAGCATTGGTTTCACTACTGGTCTCTAATGTATTAAGTAAAATTGTTGATTCATCTGATGAACTATACACGGAACTAGCAATACTTTTGGCGCTTATGGTTGGCATAATGGAATGCATAATGGGGCTCCTGAG gCTTGGATGGCTTATTCGTTTCATCAGTCACTCTGTGATTTCTGGGTTTACGACAGCTTCAGCAATTGTGATTGCCTTATCTCAAGCAAAGTATTTCCTGGGATATGATATAGATCGAACTAGCAAAATTGTGCCTCtgattaaaagtataatagctGGAGCAGATGAG TTCTCCTGGCCTCCTTTCGTAATGGGATCCATCATTCTTGCAATTCTTCTGGTTATGAAGCACTTG GGAAAAACAAGGAAATATTTGCGGTTCCTTCGAGCATCAGGTCCCCTCACAGGAGTTGTCTTGGGCACTGTTTTTGTGAAAATATTTCATCCATCTTCAATTTCTGTG GTTGGAGAAATACCTCAGGGCCTCCCAAAATTTTCTGTTCCTAAAAGTTTTGGGTATGCAAAGGATTTGATTCCGACTGCACTTCTTATTACTGGTGTAGCTATATTG GAATCTGTGGGGATTGCCAAAGCATTGGCAGCGAAGAACGGGTATGAGCTGGATTCGAATCAAGAG TTGTTTGGTCTTGGTGTTGCCAATATCTGTGGTTCATTCTTTTCAGCATACCCCACGACAG GCTCCTTTTCTAGGTCGGCTGTAAATCATGAAAGCGGAGCAAAAACTGGATTATCTGGAATTGTTACAGGAATCATAATAGGCTGTGCTCTTTTGTTTCTGACTCCATTATTTACAGATATACCCCAG TGTGCTCTGGCTGCCATCGTGGTCTCAGCTGTAATGGGTTTG GTGGATTATGATGAAGCTATTTTTTTATGGCGTGTAGATAAGAAAGATTTTCTTCTTTGGACCCTTACCAGCACTATGACATTGTTCCTTGGTATTGAGATTGGTGTCCTTGTTGGG GTTGGTGCTTCGCTTGCTTTTGTCATCCATGAGTCAGCAAATCCTCGTCTTG CTTTCTTGGGGCGTCTTCCAGGCACCACTGTTTATAGAAACATTCAGCAATATCCAGAAGCATATACATACCATGGGATTGTGATTGTTCGGATTGATGCAcccatttattttgcaaatATAAGTCACATAAAAGAAAG GCTACAGgaatatgaaatgaaaaatgacgGATCTACAAGACGTGGACCAGAAGTTGAAAGTGTTTATTTTGTGATTCTAGAGATGTCAC CTGTTACATATGTAGACTCCAGTGCCGTTCAAGCTTTGAAGGACTTGTATCACGAGTACAAATCACGGGATATCCAG ATTGCCATTTCCAATCCAAACCGTGAAGTTCTGCTGACCCTAGCAAAGGCCAATTTGGTGGAGCTGATTGGTAAGGAGTGGTACTTTGTAAGGGTGCATGACGCTGTTCAAGTTTGCCTTCAACATGTGCAAAGCATAAATGAAGGAGCTAAGACAGCAGAGCCACTAGAGGAGGATAAACCGAGCCTCTTCCAGCGGTTGCTTAAACAGAGACGGGAGGACTTCTCAAAGGCCGAATTGGAGTCCGGAGATCAAGCTCCTTCGACTCCCGCTGATTCAGATTCGCAATTGGAGCCATTGTTGTCTCGCAAGTCTTGA